Proteins from one Thermotoga sp. SG1 genomic window:
- a CDS encoding NAD(P)/FAD-dependent oxidoreductase, with protein sequence MKVDVMVIGAGAAGMAAALKAKEEGAEVLLVERDERTGGILNQCIHNGFGLHYFRQELTGPEYAERFQERMEKMGIKTLVNAYVKQVDDREVILVTEGGIEKVEVGALVYTTGARERPFGSLMIPGDRPSGIFTAGVAQRLINIENRLPGKRALILGSGDIGLIMARRLTLEGMEVVGVVERLPYTGGLLRNVIQCLEDYNIPLYLSSTVVEVRGKERLEEVVVAKVDENFKPVPGTERVFKVDTLVLSVGLIPQVELIENLVVKNLTSKGIGVSNIGQSSKEWIFSAGNCTVIFDLVDYVSYEGEMAGRYAAKFVKGEVPQEKIPVKLGKNVMVVHPIWYTPAEPLTLYLRVKKPMEKGRLTVGRFEKEFEDLVPSEMLRVKIPDRDLEGFDEIVVSVEEVE encoded by the coding sequence ATGAAGGTGGACGTGATGGTGATAGGAGCCGGTGCGGCTGGAATGGCAGCAGCTTTGAAAGCAAAAGAAGAAGGAGCAGAAGTTCTTCTTGTCGAGCGAGACGAAAGAACAGGGGGCATACTGAACCAGTGTATTCACAACGGTTTTGGTCTTCACTACTTCAGACAGGAACTGACGGGACCCGAGTACGCCGAAAGATTCCAGGAAAGAATGGAAAAGATGGGGATAAAGACTCTGGTGAACGCCTACGTAAAACAGGTTGATGACAGAGAGGTGATTCTGGTCACAGAAGGAGGAATTGAAAAAGTAGAGGTCGGTGCTCTGGTGTACACAACGGGAGCACGGGAGAGACCTTTCGGCAGTCTCATGATCCCTGGAGACAGACCATCCGGCATCTTCACAGCAGGAGTTGCACAAAGACTCATAAACATCGAAAACCGGCTTCCCGGAAAGCGTGCTCTCATATTGGGTTCAGGTGACATCGGTCTCATCATGGCAAGAAGGCTCACCCTCGAAGGAATGGAAGTGGTGGGAGTGGTGGAGCGTCTTCCCTACACCGGGGGACTTCTCAGAAACGTGATTCAGTGTCTCGAAGACTATAACATACCACTGTATCTTTCCAGTACTGTGGTCGAAGTGAGGGGAAAGGAGAGACTGGAAGAGGTTGTCGTCGCAAAAGTCGACGAGAACTTCAAACCAGTTCCAGGAACCGAAAGAGTCTTCAAAGTCGATACACTGGTACTGTCTGTTGGGCTCATTCCACAAGTGGAGTTGATAGAAAACCTCGTGGTCAAAAATCTCACTTCGAAGGGAATTGGGGTATCGAACATAGGTCAAAGTTCAAAAGAATGGATATTCTCAGCAGGGAACTGCACCGTGATTTTTGATCTTGTTGACTACGTGAGTTACGAAGGAGAAATGGCAGGACGATACGCTGCAAAGTTTGTAAAAGGAGAAGTTCCCCAGGAGAAAATACCTGTAAAGCTTGGAAAGAACGTGATGGTGGTTCATCCCATCTGGTACACACCCGCTGAACCCCTCACACTCTATCTGAGAGTGAAGAAACCCATGGAAAAGGGAAGACTCACCGTGGGAAGGTTCGAGAAAGAGTTTGAAGATCTTGTGCCGAGTGAGATGTTGAGGGTAAAGATCCCAGATAGAGATCTTGAAGGCTTCGATGAGATCGTTGTGTCCGTAGAGGAGGTGGAATGA
- a CDS encoding NAD(P)/FAD-dependent oxidoreductase, translating into MKAIVIGAGVFGSLIARELTKYDLEVTLIEKNLDVGWGVTKANSAVVHAGYDDPPGSVRAQFCARGNAMYEKLSKELDFEFKRTGSFVLAFNDEELKELERLLKQGEENGVPGLTILEKNEIFSMEPNLNPEIRYALYAPTAGITEPWMVAISAVENALQNGLKLVLGEQVLGFVKMNGRIKKVITDKHEYEADIVINCAGLHADEIAKMAGAEYVPLHPRKGEYILLDKKLQGLVKRVIFPTPTKISKGILVLPTVDGGILLGPTAEDLPENMKDRPLTTKEGLEKVREFTKKLVPSLDFSLVVKTFSGLRPESPQKDFFIKKSETVENFVNVMATRSPGLTAAPAVAEYVVEELIQERMRIPLIKKKDFNPLREGIKHYSSLPIEEWKKEIEKDPRAGRLVCFCNEVTEKEIVEAIRRGARTLDGVKFRTRAMFGRCQGGFCMAKILKILERELNTDMSEIRMKSKNSWVVNGKVRE; encoded by the coding sequence TTGAAGGCAATCGTCATTGGTGCAGGTGTGTTTGGATCTCTCATCGCGAGAGAACTGACGAAGTACGATCTTGAAGTGACGCTCATAGAGAAAAATTTAGATGTAGGATGGGGTGTGACCAAGGCAAACTCCGCCGTTGTCCACGCAGGATACGACGATCCTCCAGGAAGTGTTCGAGCACAGTTCTGTGCGAGAGGAAACGCCATGTACGAGAAACTCTCGAAAGAACTGGATTTTGAGTTCAAAAGAACCGGTTCTTTCGTGCTGGCGTTCAACGATGAAGAGTTGAAAGAACTCGAACGCCTGCTCAAGCAAGGTGAGGAAAACGGTGTTCCAGGGCTGACCATTCTTGAAAAAAACGAGATCTTTTCGATGGAGCCCAATCTCAATCCGGAGATCAGATATGCTCTCTATGCACCAACGGCTGGTATCACAGAACCCTGGATGGTCGCCATCTCGGCCGTGGAAAACGCCCTTCAAAATGGTTTGAAACTCGTTCTAGGTGAACAGGTTCTGGGTTTTGTGAAGATGAACGGCCGTATAAAGAAAGTGATCACCGACAAACACGAGTACGAGGCAGACATCGTGATAAATTGTGCGGGGCTTCATGCAGACGAGATAGCGAAAATGGCAGGAGCAGAGTACGTTCCTCTACATCCCAGAAAGGGAGAGTACATTCTTCTTGACAAAAAACTTCAAGGACTTGTGAAAAGAGTGATATTCCCAACACCCACGAAGATTTCGAAGGGAATCCTCGTTCTTCCCACAGTCGATGGAGGAATCCTCCTTGGCCCAACTGCCGAGGATCTTCCAGAGAACATGAAAGACAGGCCTCTTACTACCAAGGAAGGCCTTGAGAAGGTGCGGGAGTTCACAAAGAAACTCGTACCGTCTCTTGATTTTTCGCTTGTTGTGAAAACTTTCTCCGGTCTCAGACCGGAAAGTCCTCAGAAGGATTTCTTCATAAAGAAAAGTGAAACGGTGGAAAACTTCGTGAACGTCATGGCCACAAGATCTCCAGGACTCACAGCAGCGCCCGCCGTGGCGGAATACGTGGTCGAGGAACTCATCCAGGAAAGGATGAGGATTCCACTCATCAAAAAGAAAGATTTCAATCCGCTGAGGGAAGGAATAAAACACTATTCATCCTTGCCCATCGAGGAATGGAAAAAAGAGATAGAAAAAGATCCACGTGCAGGAAGACTGGTCTGCTTCTGCAACGAGGTAACGGAGAAAGAGATCGTAGAAGCGATCAGAAGGGGTGCAAGAACACTCGATGGAGTCAAATTCAGAACAAGAGCGATGTTTGGAAGGTGTCAAGGAGGATTCTGTATGGCAAAAATTCTAAAAATCCTCGAGCGAGAACTCAACACGGACATGTCCGAAATCAGGATGAAATCGAAAAACAGCTGGGTTGTGAACGGGAAGGTGAGAGAATGA
- a CDS encoding glycerol-3-phosphate responsive antiterminator, with protein sequence MGKAVNLYPVIPAIRTEKDIEEALASPSTLVFLLTGNVVNIEEMVYKLKKENKEVFVHIDLVKGLSFDKCSLEFLKDVVGADGIISTHISLLKAARKLGLKIIQRVFLVDSGALESGLVQAKDLEPDFLEILPGIIPEIIEEISNRYSGNIIAGGLVRKKEQIFAALKAGAKAISTSCKDLWKIL encoded by the coding sequence ATGGGAAAAGCAGTGAATCTGTACCCCGTGATTCCAGCCATCAGGACAGAAAAAGACATCGAAGAGGCTCTGGCTTCACCTTCCACCCTGGTATTTCTACTGACAGGAAACGTGGTGAACATCGAAGAGATGGTTTATAAACTCAAAAAAGAAAACAAGGAAGTTTTCGTCCACATCGATCTTGTGAAGGGACTGTCGTTTGATAAATGTTCACTCGAATTTCTCAAAGACGTAGTAGGTGCTGATGGAATCATTTCTACACACATTTCACTATTAAAAGCGGCCAGGAAACTTGGATTGAAAATCATTCAGAGAGTATTTCTGGTGGATTCTGGAGCCCTGGAAAGCGGCTTGGTTCAGGCAAAAGACCTGGAGCCGGATTTTCTGGAGATACTGCCAGGCATCATTCCAGAAATCATCGAGGAAATATCCAATCGATACTCTGGAAATATCATCGCAGGAGGTCTGGTGAGGAAAAAAGAACAGATCTTTGCCGCTTTGAAAGCCGGAGCAAAAGCCATTTCAACGAGTTGCAAAGATCTCTGGAAAATTCTATAA
- the aspS gene encoding aspartate--tRNA ligase produces the protein MLRTHTCGELRAEDEGKKVKLCGWVDRIRDLGGVRFFDLRDRYGETQIVCDVNSKAYETVDDLTRESVVLVEGTVRRRPAGTENPNIATGEIEVVAERIEILSKAEPLPFYPNETPKEEMRLRYRYIDLRSKRMRDNIILRYTIARTIRKYFDELGFLEIETPFLTKSTPEGARDFLVPSRLRPGKFYALPQSPQLFKQLLMISGFDRYFQIVRCFRDEDLRADRQPEFTQVDVEMSFVDVEDVLSVSEGMIARVFREAIGMDLKTPFDRITYNEAMEKYGTDKPDRRYGMELKDLRYAFEGTDFRVIRSVLEEGGSVKGFVVPEFASEMTRKKGDELMERAKELGLGGLIWFKIEGKITSPHLKHLEREFKTIAEKENLKEGDVCLIAAHKDRDLLNEALGTLRLEIGKEYFSHLAKGFDILWVVDFPYFEWSEEEERFVARHHPFTMPVEETLGDDHTKVRAKAYDIVINGYEVGGGSIRIHKREIQEKIFKLLGISEEEAREKFGFFLEAFKYGVPPHGGIAFGLDRLVAIIAGENSIREVIPFPKTGNGVCLLTGAPSSVDEKQLRELRIRVEEG, from the coding sequence ATGTTGAGGACTCATACATGCGGTGAACTCAGAGCAGAAGACGAAGGAAAAAAGGTGAAACTCTGTGGATGGGTGGACAGAATAAGAGACCTTGGAGGAGTTCGATTCTTTGATCTGAGAGATAGGTACGGTGAAACACAAATTGTGTGTGATGTGAACAGCAAAGCCTACGAAACAGTGGACGATCTTACGCGTGAGTCCGTCGTTCTGGTTGAAGGAACGGTGAGAAGGAGGCCGGCTGGCACGGAAAACCCTAACATTGCAACCGGAGAAATAGAAGTTGTAGCAGAGAGGATAGAGATCCTGTCTAAAGCAGAACCCCTACCTTTTTATCCCAATGAAACACCCAAGGAAGAAATGAGGCTCAGATACCGATACATAGATCTGAGGTCGAAGCGAATGAGAGACAATATAATTCTGAGATACACCATTGCAAGGACAATCAGAAAATATTTCGACGAGCTGGGGTTTCTAGAGATAGAAACACCTTTTCTCACAAAGAGCACACCGGAGGGTGCCAGAGATTTTCTGGTTCCTTCTCGCCTCAGACCAGGGAAATTCTACGCTCTTCCACAATCTCCACAACTTTTCAAGCAGCTTCTGATGATATCTGGTTTCGACAGGTACTTTCAGATAGTAAGGTGTTTCAGAGACGAAGACCTGAGAGCTGACAGACAACCGGAGTTCACCCAGGTCGATGTGGAGATGTCCTTTGTCGACGTAGAAGATGTTCTTTCGGTGAGTGAGGGCATGATCGCCCGAGTGTTCAGGGAAGCCATCGGTATGGATCTGAAAACGCCCTTTGACAGAATAACATACAATGAAGCGATGGAAAAATACGGAACGGACAAGCCCGACAGAAGGTACGGTATGGAACTGAAAGATCTGAGATACGCCTTTGAAGGAACTGATTTCAGGGTTATAAGAAGCGTCCTGGAAGAGGGAGGAAGTGTAAAGGGATTCGTCGTTCCAGAGTTCGCCTCTGAGATGACAAGGAAAAAAGGTGACGAGTTGATGGAAAGGGCCAAAGAACTTGGGCTAGGAGGACTCATCTGGTTCAAGATAGAAGGAAAAATCACTTCACCGCATTTAAAACACCTCGAAAGGGAGTTCAAAACGATAGCAGAAAAGGAAAATCTGAAAGAAGGGGACGTTTGTTTGATAGCTGCTCACAAGGATAGAGATCTACTCAACGAGGCTCTTGGAACACTCAGACTGGAAATAGGAAAAGAGTACTTTTCACATCTGGCAAAGGGGTTTGACATCCTCTGGGTGGTTGATTTTCCATACTTCGAATGGAGCGAAGAGGAAGAAAGGTTCGTGGCAAGGCACCATCCCTTCACCATGCCGGTTGAGGAAACTCTCGGCGATGATCATACAAAGGTGAGAGCAAAAGCCTACGACATCGTTATAAACGGATACGAGGTAGGAGGGGGAAGCATAAGGATACACAAAAGAGAGATACAGGAAAAGATCTTCAAACTACTTGGAATAAGTGAAGAAGAAGCCCGGGAGAAGTTTGGATTTTTCCTTGAAGCGTTCAAATACGGTGTTCCCCCACACGGTGGAATCGCCTTTGGACTGGACAGGCTGGTTGCTATCATCGCTGGAGAAAACTCCATAAGAGAGGTCATTCCATTTCCGAAGACAGGAAACGGTGTGTGTCTTCTGACAGGAGCACCTTCGTCGGTCGATGAAAAACAGCTCAGGGAACTCAGAATCCGTGTTGAGGAGGGATAA
- the rsmA gene encoding 16S rRNA (adenine(1518)-N(6)/adenine(1519)-N(6))-dimethyltransferase RsmA, whose product MKTSDYLKKYGIRLKKHLGQVFLSDDRIAKRIVKEAGLKPDDVVVEIGAGAGTLTEELAKTGARVIAYEIDESLAPILQERLSKYPNVELRFEDFLKAKDVPDGAICVSNIPYSVTGLIIEKIIEWRFKRAILMVQKEVGERILSKPGRKSYGYLSVMVQTFYEVRKLFDVPRSYFVPNPEVDSVVIEMKRKDVDLDFERFKKFVSMIFSKKRKTLKNNLKPFLSIFEGMDLSRRAEQLTIEEIMELYNVWRRTLECSKE is encoded by the coding sequence TTGAAGACATCCGATTACCTGAAAAAATACGGTATAAGACTCAAAAAGCATCTTGGTCAGGTGTTTCTCTCAGACGATCGAATAGCAAAGCGCATTGTGAAGGAAGCAGGTTTGAAACCAGATGATGTTGTTGTGGAGATAGGAGCGGGTGCAGGTACGCTCACAGAAGAACTCGCAAAAACAGGTGCAAGGGTGATCGCTTACGAAATAGATGAAAGTCTTGCACCGATTCTTCAAGAGAGGCTTTCAAAGTACCCAAATGTGGAGCTGAGATTCGAGGATTTTCTCAAAGCAAAAGATGTACCAGATGGGGCCATTTGTGTTTCCAACATACCGTACAGTGTAACAGGCCTCATAATAGAAAAGATCATAGAGTGGAGATTCAAAAGAGCCATCCTGATGGTCCAAAAAGAAGTTGGAGAAAGAATTCTCTCAAAACCAGGAAGAAAGTCTTATGGATATCTTTCTGTGATGGTTCAGACATTCTACGAAGTAAGAAAACTCTTCGATGTTCCAAGATCCTATTTTGTTCCAAATCCAGAGGTGGATTCGGTGGTCATCGAAATGAAAAGAAAGGATGTGGATCTGGACTTTGAGAGGTTCAAAAAATTTGTTTCAATGATATTCTCAAAGAAAAGAAAGACTCTCAAAAACAATCTCAAGCCGTTCCTTTCCATTTTTGAAGGAATGGACCTTTCAAGAAGGGCAGAACAGCTCACCATTGAGGAGATAATGGAACTCTACAACGTTTGGAGGAGGACTCTTGAATGTTCAAAGGAATAA
- a CDS encoding glycoside hydrolase family 57 protein, which produces MRGKILIFLHAHLPYVHHPEYDHFLEERWLFEAITETYIPLLMMFDEIADFRLTMSITPPLMEMLSSRDLQEKYKKHMEKLIELADKEVERTKSEHPLKHKMAKFYREHFEKVLNVFLSYDGNILNGFKKYQETGKLEIVTCNATHAFLPLYQMYPEVVNAQIAVGVKNYEKHMEKHPRGIWLAECGYYQGLDLYLAQNNIEYFFVDSHAFWFADEQPRYGVYRPVMTPSGVFVFARDPESSEQVWSAMVGYPGDPRYREFYRDIGFDREMEYIKDYIDPSGVRVNTGIKYHRITSKSLDASKKDYYDIDAAMEAVEEHARDFLHKKEDQAKRLMDVMGVEPVIVAPFDAELFGHWWFEGVYFLKRFFELVNESRTLKLVTASEVIDTLEEVQIVTPADSSWGAGGYYETWLNGTNDWIYRHLHEMIERMVELARKYYDSSDPLTERVLNQMLRELFLAQSSDWAFIMTTRTSVEYAENRTKLHIKRFFDLYDQLTSGNINKKVLEYYEWVDAIFPEINFRVMARDVV; this is translated from the coding sequence ATGCGTGGAAAAATACTCATCTTTTTACATGCTCATCTTCCGTATGTTCACCATCCAGAGTACGATCACTTTCTAGAGGAAAGATGGTTGTTCGAAGCCATAACGGAAACTTACATACCACTTCTGATGATGTTCGATGAGATAGCTGACTTCCGACTCACCATGTCCATAACTCCTCCACTGATGGAAATGCTCTCTTCCAGAGACCTTCAGGAAAAATACAAAAAACACATGGAAAAGCTCATCGAACTTGCAGATAAAGAAGTGGAGAGGACAAAATCCGAACATCCTCTGAAACACAAGATGGCAAAGTTCTATCGAGAGCATTTCGAAAAAGTGCTGAACGTCTTTCTGTCTTACGATGGGAACATTTTGAATGGCTTCAAGAAATACCAGGAAACAGGAAAGCTCGAGATCGTTACCTGCAACGCAACTCACGCGTTTTTGCCTCTCTATCAGATGTATCCGGAGGTTGTAAACGCTCAAATCGCAGTTGGTGTGAAGAACTATGAAAAACACATGGAAAAACACCCCAGGGGGATCTGGCTTGCTGAATGTGGATACTATCAAGGACTGGATCTCTACCTTGCCCAGAACAACATAGAGTACTTCTTCGTTGATTCACACGCGTTCTGGTTCGCTGATGAACAGCCAAGATACGGGGTCTACCGTCCTGTCATGACACCGAGTGGTGTGTTCGTCTTCGCCAGAGATCCCGAGTCGAGCGAGCAAGTGTGGAGTGCCATGGTCGGATATCCCGGAGATCCAAGGTACAGAGAGTTTTACAGAGACATCGGATTTGACAGAGAAATGGAGTACATAAAAGATTACATAGATCCTTCTGGAGTGAGGGTGAACACAGGGATAAAATACCACAGGATCACATCGAAGAGTCTGGATGCATCGAAAAAAGATTACTACGACATAGATGCAGCCATGGAAGCGGTTGAAGAACACGCAAGAGACTTTCTTCACAAAAAGGAAGATCAGGCGAAAAGATTAATGGATGTGATGGGAGTAGAACCCGTGATCGTAGCGCCGTTTGATGCAGAGCTATTTGGTCACTGGTGGTTCGAAGGTGTTTACTTTTTGAAGAGGTTCTTTGAGCTTGTGAACGAATCCAGGACTTTGAAGTTGGTCACCGCTTCGGAAGTCATAGATACACTCGAGGAGGTTCAAATCGTCACTCCTGCCGATTCCAGTTGGGGAGCTGGTGGATATTACGAAACCTGGCTCAATGGAACGAACGATTGGATCTACCGACACCTTCACGAAATGATAGAAAGAATGGTAGAGCTTGCCAGAAAATACTACGACAGTTCCGATCCTCTCACAGAGAGAGTACTCAACCAGATGCTCAGAGAGCTTTTTCTGGCGCAGTCCAGTGACTGGGCTTTCATCATGACAACGAGAACAAGCGTTGAATACGCAGAGAACAGAACAAAACTCCACATAAAGAGATTCTTCGATCTATATGACCAGCTCACCAGCGGAAATATAAACAAAAAGGTTCTTGAATACTACGAGTGGGTGGATGCGATATTTCCGGAGATAAACTTCAGAGTGATGGCGAGGGATGTGGTTTGA
- a CDS encoding glycerol-3-phosphate responsive antiterminator has protein sequence MFKGIIAAIWDMESLGEIDPNVVFLLKSDILNLKFHLKILKDKGKTVFVDMDFVSGLGEGEEAVLFVKKTGADGIITIKPKNYLAAKKNNISAVLRFFALDSKAVERGIEQIESLGVDVVEILPGLAAPKVAKKIPGRTVIAAGLVETEKEAREILKHVSAISTSSRSLWKMKFQP, from the coding sequence ATGTTCAAAGGAATAATAGCTGCGATCTGGGATATGGAATCTCTTGGGGAGATAGATCCGAACGTTGTTTTTCTTCTCAAGAGCGATATTTTGAACCTGAAGTTCCACCTGAAGATTCTCAAAGATAAGGGAAAAACAGTCTTCGTTGACATGGACTTTGTGAGTGGCTTGGGAGAAGGTGAAGAAGCCGTTTTATTTGTCAAAAAAACCGGTGCCGATGGAATCATCACGATAAAGCCAAAAAACTACCTTGCCGCGAAGAAAAACAACATCTCCGCTGTTCTCAGATTCTTCGCACTCGATTCGAAGGCAGTTGAGAGGGGAATCGAACAGATCGAATCCCTTGGAGTGGATGTGGTGGAGATTCTTCCGGGACTTGCGGCACCGAAGGTGGCAAAGAAAATACCCGGCAGGACTGTGATCGCCGCCGGGCTTGTTGAAACAGAGAAAGAAGCCAGGGAAATTCTCAAACACGTTAGTGCGATCTCTACAAGTTCAAGAAGCCTTTGGAAGATGAAGTTTCAACCATGA
- a CDS encoding CoA-binding protein: MDPKKFKRIALVGATVNPRKYGNVILKDLISKGFEVLPVNPKYDEIEGFKTHKSVEELPKDVDVIVFVVPPEVALKETEKAYKAGFRKFWYQPGAFSREIEEFLNTLNDVEYSAEKCIMVETSSSKGFLNL, encoded by the coding sequence ATGGATCCAAAAAAGTTCAAGAGGATAGCTCTTGTTGGAGCAACGGTTAACCCGAGGAAATACGGTAACGTGATTCTCAAGGATTTGATCTCCAAAGGATTCGAAGTTTTGCCGGTGAACCCCAAATACGACGAGATAGAAGGCTTCAAAACTCACAAGAGTGTGGAAGAACTTCCCAAAGATGTGGACGTGATAGTCTTTGTTGTACCACCAGAAGTGGCCCTCAAAGAAACAGAAAAGGCCTACAAGGCAGGTTTCAGGAAGTTTTGGTACCAACCTGGAGCGTTTTCCAGAGAAATTGAAGAGTTCTTGAACACTCTGAATGATGTGGAGTATTCAGCTGAAAAATGTATCATGGTTGAAACTTCATCTTCCAAAGGCTTCTTGAACTTGTAG
- a CDS encoding initiation factor 2B yields the protein MSGVQEFLSQMKTEGSREVAERLITFIEDNFESLNMNEVVRDIHLFFREKPMAVLEKLAHFLKTSPSKKELSEFLRLLKKTLERTVEYASSFCRGKRIITLSNSKTLKQTFIKAKPVCVYVLESRPGSEGRILVESLRREGLRVELVEDLLAYRILRKVDLCLVGADYVDKAGNVLNKVGSTTLAILCREQKKPFLVVADPFKFGSRSLKETDLFEVIPSELITAIITDPEGGTAC from the coding sequence GTGTCTGGAGTTCAAGAGTTTTTGAGCCAGATGAAAACAGAAGGATCCCGGGAAGTTGCAGAACGTTTGATAACCTTCATCGAAGACAATTTTGAATCTCTGAACATGAACGAGGTAGTAAGAGATATACATCTTTTCTTCAGGGAAAAACCCATGGCGGTTCTGGAAAAGTTGGCACATTTTCTGAAAACAAGTCCTTCAAAAAAAGAACTATCGGAATTTCTCCGTCTTTTAAAGAAAACCCTGGAGCGCACAGTTGAATACGCATCTTCTTTTTGCAGAGGAAAAAGAATAATAACGCTGAGTAACAGCAAGACTCTGAAACAAACCTTCATTAAGGCAAAACCAGTCTGTGTCTATGTTCTGGAATCACGTCCTGGAAGTGAAGGAAGGATACTGGTAGAATCTTTGAGAAGGGAAGGTCTGAGGGTTGAACTCGTCGAAGACCTTCTGGCGTACAGAATCCTGAGGAAAGTGGATCTGTGCCTTGTCGGAGCCGATTACGTCGATAAAGCAGGAAATGTTCTGAACAAGGTGGGATCGACCACGCTTGCAATCCTGTGTAGGGAGCAGAAAAAACCTTTTCTAGTGGTGGCTGATCCCTTTAAGTTCGGTTCAAGATCTTTGAAGGAGACAGATCTTTTTGAGGTAATTCCATCTGAGTTGATAACGGCGATAATAACAGATCCAGAGGGAGGGACAGCATGTTGA
- a CDS encoding DUF1667 domain-containing protein yields the protein MLKNVVCVQCPVGCKIKVELNEEGHIKSIIGNRCPRGVEYAKDEIRDPKRVVPTSIRVLNGELPLASVKTDRPIPKRFIPELMKIVREIKVEAPVKSGDIVLKDLFGTGANLVVTRTVRRLENGSKKVQEDSSCWSNG from the coding sequence ATGCTGAAGAACGTCGTTTGTGTTCAGTGCCCGGTTGGGTGTAAAATTAAGGTGGAACTAAATGAAGAGGGTCATATAAAATCGATCATTGGTAACAGATGTCCCAGAGGGGTAGAATACGCAAAAGACGAAATCAGAGATCCAAAGAGGGTAGTTCCAACCAGCATAAGAGTGCTCAACGGAGAGCTACCACTTGCGTCGGTCAAAACCGACAGACCGATTCCAAAAAGATTCATCCCAGAGTTGATGAAGATCGTCAGGGAGATAAAGGTGGAAGCACCCGTGAAGTCTGGAGATATCGTTCTGAAAGACCTTTTTGGAACAGGAGCGAATCTGGTTGTAACAAGAACTGTGAGGAGGTTGGAAAATGGATCCAAAAAAGTTCAAGAGGATAGCTCTTGTTGGAGCAACGGTTAA
- a CDS encoding DUF4912 domain-containing protein produces the protein MKREEILKWLDANPTIQELKRFAKSLGLRVKKAMKKKDVIKLIREHVENSSATSASSGAPTLKQVPSTVDLTLPKTYNKNKLVLMPVNPYVVFSYWDFDDETRNLMKQMAREGKAVIRLYDVTFIMFDGTNAHRTFEYRLDEVTLEAGNFYFQVPMPRADYLSEMGYLDEEGRFIPLMRSNVARTPTASPSTSSRERWYDLRSRKRSVILSEGSLVKPIEKLRGVTSPGWPSGQGIGIMWEIFRSGR, from the coding sequence GTGAAAAGAGAAGAAATACTGAAATGGCTCGATGCGAATCCCACCATACAGGAACTCAAGAGATTCGCAAAGAGTCTGGGACTCAGGGTGAAGAAGGCCATGAAGAAAAAAGATGTCATAAAGCTCATAAGAGAACACGTGGAAAATTCTTCAGCAACGAGTGCATCCTCTGGTGCTCCCACATTGAAACAAGTGCCTTCTACAGTAGATCTCACGCTTCCCAAAACCTACAACAAGAACAAACTCGTTCTCATGCCGGTCAATCCCTACGTGGTGTTTTCTTACTGGGATTTTGACGATGAAACTAGGAACTTGATGAAACAAATGGCAAGGGAAGGGAAAGCTGTCATCAGACTTTACGATGTAACTTTCATTATGTTCGATGGAACCAATGCTCACAGGACCTTCGAATACAGACTCGATGAGGTCACTCTCGAAGCAGGGAATTTCTATTTCCAGGTTCCCATGCCCAGGGCAGACTACCTCTCGGAGATGGGTTATTTAGATGAAGAAGGAAGGTTCATTCCTTTGATGAGATCCAACGTAGCAAGAACTCCAACCGCTTCTCCTTCGACTTCTTCCAGGGAAAGATGGTATGATCTGCGTAGCAGAAAGAGAAGCGTGATCCTCTCTGAAGGAAGCCTGGTGAAACCGATAGAGAAACTGAGAGGTGTCACCTCTCCGGGTTGGCCTTCCGGACAAGGAATAGGCATCATGTGGGAGATATTCAGAAGCGGGAGGTAA